A region of Allocoleopsis franciscana PCC 7113 DNA encodes the following proteins:
- a CDS encoding VOC family protein — MDNNPSILSHVSIGTNDFERAIAFYDAVLPTLGCKRLMEHPGAIAYGKQYPEFWVGTPFDGQPATVGNGTHIGFIALTKEAVHAFYEAALAAGGKDEGAPGGRPDYSEPYYGCFVRDLDGHKIEAAFWDEQLEQELNQNND; from the coding sequence ATGGATAACAATCCCAGCATTCTCTCGCACGTTTCGATTGGCACCAATGATTTTGAACGAGCGATCGCCTTCTATGATGCTGTGTTGCCAACGTTGGGCTGTAAGCGACTGATGGAGCATCCGGGAGCAATCGCCTACGGCAAACAGTATCCCGAATTTTGGGTGGGAACTCCATTCGACGGGCAACCTGCAACAGTTGGTAATGGTACTCACATTGGTTTTATTGCTCTTACCAAAGAAGCTGTCCACGCCTTCTATGAGGCAGCATTAGCGGCAGGAGGCAAAGACGAAGGTGCTCCCGGTGGCAGACCCGACTATAGTGAGCCATACTACGGCTGCTTTGTACGCGATCTGGATGGACACAAAATAGAAGCTGCCTTCTGGGATGAGCAGCTTGAGCAAGAACTCAACCAGAACAATGATTGA
- a CDS encoding RNA polymerase sigma factor, with translation MTGMASTAKSDVAQTIAAVYRTEWGRIVAILIRLVRDFDLAEEAAQEAFAAAVNQWESSGIPDLPRAWIIRTARYKAIDRLRRRTRLTEKLEWYAASGLIPSTEEPTYDSDEIGDDHLRLIFTCCHPALAIETQVALTLRMLGGLETDEIARAFLVPTATMAQRLVRAKRKIRDAGIPYKVPDLGDLPSRIEAVLTVIYLIFNEGYAATKGDSIVRADLCTEAIRLGQLVRQLLAPQPPSEVTALVALMLLHDSRRDARLDEAGDLILLEDQDRSRWNHPQIAEALPLVEEALRSGTGVYALQAAIAALHCQAARAEETDWAQIVRLYKVLERLQPSPVVTLNRAVATAMAEGPQAAFRLIDQLAPELDSYHLFHAIRADLLRRVGVLEEATQSYRRALELVTNDSERRFLERRLREVQP, from the coding sequence ATGACAGGTATGGCTTCAACCGCAAAATCAGATGTTGCACAGACGATCGCCGCTGTCTATCGAACCGAATGGGGGCGCATCGTCGCCATCCTGATTCGCCTGGTAAGAGATTTTGATCTGGCTGAAGAAGCAGCACAGGAGGCGTTTGCAGCGGCAGTCAATCAGTGGGAAAGCAGCGGTATTCCCGATCTTCCCCGTGCCTGGATCATCCGAACTGCCCGATACAAAGCGATCGATCGCCTGCGACGACGGACACGACTAACCGAAAAGCTGGAATGGTACGCCGCATCGGGGTTAATTCCATCCACCGAAGAACCAACCTACGACAGTGATGAAATTGGAGACGATCACCTGCGATTAATCTTTACTTGTTGTCATCCAGCACTGGCGATCGAGACTCAGGTGGCATTGACGCTGCGAATGTTAGGTGGACTGGAAACCGACGAAATTGCCCGCGCCTTTCTCGTCCCAACCGCAACGATGGCACAACGGCTGGTACGTGCCAAGCGCAAGATTCGCGATGCAGGCATTCCTTACAAGGTGCCAGACCTAGGTGATTTGCCTTCAAGAATAGAGGCAGTGCTGACAGTAATCTATCTCATCTTCAATGAAGGCTATGCCGCAACGAAAGGAGATTCGATTGTGCGGGCAGACCTCTGCACTGAAGCGATTCGACTGGGGCAACTGGTGCGGCAATTGCTGGCACCCCAACCCCCCTCTGAAGTTACTGCACTGGTGGCATTGATGTTACTTCATGATTCGAGGCGAGATGCTCGTTTAGATGAAGCAGGCGATCTGATTTTGCTAGAAGACCAGGATCGGAGCCGTTGGAATCATCCACAAATTGCTGAAGCGTTGCCTCTGGTGGAAGAGGCGTTGCGGAGTGGAACAGGGGTTTATGCTCTGCAAGCAGCAATCGCCGCCCTCCATTGTCAGGCAGCCCGCGCCGAAGAAACAGACTGGGCACAAATTGTGCGGCTCTATAAGGTGTTGGAACGCTTACAGCCCTCGCCCGTTGTGACCTTGAATCGAGCAGTAGCGACCGCAATGGCAGAAGGTCCTCAAGCCGCATTTAGACTGATTGATCAACTTGCCCCAGAACTGGACAGCTATCATCTATTTCACGCCATCCGTGCGGATTTATTACGGCGTGTTGGAGTATTAGAGGAGGCAACTCAGAGCTACAGGCGAGCACTAGAATTGGTGACAAATGACAGTGAGCGCCGTTTCCTGGAGCGCCGATTGCGCGAAGTTCAGCCCTAA
- a CDS encoding YciI family protein produces the protein MKYMLLIYMDENALSETEREHCYVESAQVAQDLHTQGQFVASAPLHPVATATSVRVREGKSLVTDGPFAETREQLGGFFLINAQDLDEAIAIAARIPGARAGTVEIRPVLEIARLPAY, from the coding sequence ATGAAATACATGCTGCTGATTTACATGGACGAAAACGCCCTGAGCGAAACTGAGCGGGAGCATTGCTATGTGGAATCTGCCCAAGTCGCTCAGGATCTCCATACCCAGGGACAATTTGTGGCATCTGCTCCTCTCCATCCTGTGGCAACGGCAACCAGTGTCCGGGTACGTGAGGGCAAATCCCTGGTAACAGATGGCCCCTTTGCCGAAACCCGCGAACAGTTGGGCGGATTTTTCCTAATCAATGCTCAGGATTTGGATGAAGCCATTGCGATCGCCGCCCGAATTCCGGGAGCGCGAGCCGGTACTGTCGAAATTCGCCCTGTCCTTGAAATTGCAAGACTACCGGCATATTGA